One window of Cupriavidus oxalaticus genomic DNA carries:
- a CDS encoding heavy metal response regulator transcription factor, with the protein MKLLVVEDESKTGEYLRQGLTEAGFVVDLVHNGLDGQHLAMTEPYDLVILDVMLPDMDGWRIVQALRAAENAVPVLFLTARDSVADRVKGLELGADDYLVKPFAFSELLARVRTLLRRGAAHMALDRIQVADLVLDLGRRRATRAGRRITLTSKEFALLELLARRRGEVLPRSLIASQVWDMNFDSDSNVIDVAIRRLRAKIDDGFEPRLIQTVRGMGYVLEAPDPEDAA; encoded by the coding sequence ATGAAGCTTCTCGTAGTGGAAGACGAGTCCAAGACCGGGGAGTACCTGCGCCAGGGCCTGACGGAAGCGGGCTTTGTCGTCGACCTGGTGCACAACGGCCTGGACGGCCAGCACCTGGCCATGACCGAGCCCTACGACCTTGTCATCCTCGACGTGATGCTGCCGGACATGGACGGCTGGCGCATCGTACAGGCGCTGCGCGCCGCCGAAAACGCCGTGCCGGTGCTGTTCCTGACCGCTCGCGACAGCGTGGCGGACCGCGTCAAGGGACTGGAGCTGGGCGCCGACGACTACCTGGTCAAGCCCTTCGCTTTCTCCGAACTGCTGGCGCGCGTACGCACCCTGCTGCGGCGCGGCGCCGCGCATATGGCGCTCGACCGGATCCAGGTGGCCGACCTTGTGCTCGACCTGGGCCGCCGGCGCGCCACACGGGCCGGGCGCCGCATCACGCTGACCAGCAAGGAGTTCGCGCTGCTCGAACTGCTGGCGCGCCGCCGCGGCGAAGTGCTGCCGCGCTCGCTGATCGCCTCGCAGGTGTGGGACATGAACTTCGACAGCGACAGCAACGTGATCGACGTGGCCATCCGCCGCCTGCGCGCCAAGATCGACGACGGCTTCGAGCCCCGGCTGATCCAGACCGTGCGCGGCATGGGCTATGTGCTGGAGGCGCCGGACCCGGAGGATGCGGCATGA
- a CDS encoding heavy metal sensor histidine kinase, translating into MKARLSLTARLTILFSLSSAVVLLGLGVLIWLAMDSHFADEDYAVLDDNVRLVRKIAAEGPMASLPQRLGQALEHHPGFVAEVRNADGQRVYATHGFDFGPAQAVATAAQRDTFAWEQSGQAYRGLRAVAQVPGAGALRIVVGMDTALHAHFMQAFRKSLAFYTALAALASGLLGWWAARRGLAPLRTMASRARTVTAHKLDERMPVEAVPVEMADLAATLNAMLARLQDDFRRLSEFSSDLAHELRTPITNLMTQTDVVLSQPRDAAKYREVLASNAEELQRLARMVSDMLFLAKMEHGITLPSAEPITLEQEVAALFDFYDALAEDKGVQLRQHGSGRITGDRLMVRRALSNLLSNALRHAAAGKPIVVTIVPRASAQDGADAVDIVVENEGETIPPEFVPSLFDRFSRADKSRARPESDGTGLGLAITQAIMAAHGGAIAAESIAGRTRFVLTFRARRERDTVRT; encoded by the coding sequence ATGAAGGCCCGGCTGTCGCTGACGGCGCGGCTCACGATCCTGTTTTCGCTGTCGTCGGCGGTGGTGCTGCTGGGGCTGGGCGTGCTGATCTGGCTGGCGATGGACAGCCATTTCGCCGACGAAGACTATGCCGTGCTGGACGACAACGTGCGCCTGGTCCGCAAGATCGCGGCCGAAGGCCCGATGGCGTCGCTGCCGCAGCGGCTGGGGCAGGCGCTGGAGCACCATCCCGGCTTCGTCGCCGAGGTGCGCAACGCGGATGGCCAACGCGTGTACGCCACGCATGGCTTCGATTTCGGCCCCGCGCAGGCCGTTGCCACGGCAGCGCAGCGCGATACCTTCGCCTGGGAGCAGAGCGGACAGGCCTACCGCGGCTTGCGCGCCGTGGCGCAGGTGCCGGGTGCCGGCGCGCTGCGCATCGTGGTCGGCATGGACACCGCGCTGCATGCGCACTTCATGCAGGCGTTCCGCAAGTCGCTGGCCTTCTACACCGCGCTGGCCGCGCTGGCCAGCGGGCTGCTGGGCTGGTGGGCGGCCCGCCGCGGGCTGGCGCCGCTGCGCACCATGGCATCGCGCGCACGCACGGTCACCGCGCACAAGCTCGACGAGCGCATGCCGGTGGAAGCGGTGCCGGTGGAAATGGCCGACCTGGCCGCCACGCTCAACGCCATGCTCGCGCGGCTGCAGGACGACTTCAGGCGCCTGTCGGAATTCTCCTCCGACCTGGCGCATGAGTTGCGCACGCCGATCACCAACCTGATGACGCAGACCGACGTGGTGCTGTCGCAGCCGCGCGATGCGGCCAAGTACCGCGAGGTGCTGGCGTCAAACGCCGAGGAGCTGCAGCGGCTCGCGCGCATGGTGTCCGACATGCTGTTCCTGGCCAAGATGGAACACGGCATCACGCTGCCCAGCGCCGAGCCCATCACGCTCGAGCAGGAAGTCGCGGCCCTGTTCGACTTCTACGATGCGCTGGCAGAAGACAAGGGCGTGCAGCTGCGGCAGCACGGCAGCGGCCGCATCACCGGCGACCGGCTGATGGTGCGGCGCGCGCTCAGCAACCTGCTGTCGAACGCGCTGCGGCACGCCGCCGCGGGCAAGCCGATCGTGGTGACGATCGTGCCGCGCGCCAGCGCGCAGGACGGCGCGGACGCAGTGGATATCGTGGTCGAAAACGAAGGCGAAACCATTCCGCCCGAATTCGTGCCGTCGCTGTTCGACCGTTTTTCGCGCGCCGACAAGTCGCGGGCGCGGCCAGAATCGGACGGCACCGGGCTGGGCCTGGCGATCACGCAGGCGATCATGGCCGCGCACGGCGGCGCCATCGCCGCCGAGTCAATCGCGGGCAGGACGCGCTTCGTGCTGACGTTCCGCGCGCGGCGCGAACGGGACACCGTGCGGACTTGA